The Pantoea trifolii nucleotide sequence GGACGGTCCTCTTTCGGGAAGCTCTTCAACGCAGGAATCTGCTTGTCGAGGCTGTGCGTCAGAATCAGGCTGCCGAGGTACGGGATTTCCAGCGCGTACTTGGTGCGCTCTTGCTCCATATCCGGCACACCGAACAGAATCAGCGGCGTGGCTTCACCCGGCTTGTTTTCCCAGTGTCCTTCAATCGCCGCGATTTTCGCTGGCTGATGCTCAAGGGTGTTCAGGCCATGCGCATCACCGATCATTGCCTGAATCGGCGCGACGATCAGCGCCATCCACAGCGCCATCGAGAACATCTTACGAATCGCTGGATTGTCGTTACCGCGCAGCAAATGCCAAGCGCCCGACGCGCCGACAAAGAAGGCGCTGGCGAGGAAGGCACCCACCGACATGTGGAACAAGCGATAAGGGAACGAAGGGTTAAAGATGATTTTCAGCCAATCTTCCGGCACCACGATGCCGTTCTGGATGATGTAGCCCTGCGGCGTATGCATCCAGCTGTTCGACGCCAGAATCCAGAAGGTGGAGAAGATGGTACCGAGCGCGACCATGCAGGTTGCAAAGAAGTGCAAGCCTGGACCGACGCGGTTCCAGCCAAACAGCATCACGCCAAGGAAGCCCGCTTCAAGGAAGAACGCAGTTAACACTTCATAGGTGAGCAGCGGGCCGGTAATACTGCCAGCAAACTGTGAGAAACCACTCCAGTTAGTACCGAACTGGTACGCCATCACCAATCCGGATACCACACCCATGCCGAAGTTAACGGCAAAAGCTTTCGACCAGAAATGGTAGAGATCGCGATA carries:
- a CDS encoding cytochrome ubiquinol oxidase subunit I, with protein sequence MFGLDAFHLARIQFAFTVSFHIIFPAITIGLASFLAVLEGMWLKTRNETYRDLYHFWSKAFAVNFGMGVVSGLVMAYQFGTNWSGFSQFAGSITGPLLTYEVLTAFFLEAGFLGVMLFGWNRVGPGLHFFATCMVALGTIFSTFWILASNSWMHTPQGYIIQNGIVVPEDWLKIIFNPSFPYRLFHMSVGAFLASAFFVGASGAWHLLRGNDNPAIRKMFSMALWMALIVAPIQAMIGDAHGLNTLEHQPAKIAAIEGHWENKPGEATPLILFGVPDMEQERTKYALEIPYLGSLILTHSLDKQIPALKSFPKEDRPNSTIIFWSFRVMVALGLLMITLGVVSLWLRFKGRLYHSRPFLWFTLLMGPSGLIAILAGWFTTEIGRQPWVVYGVQRTIDAVSAHGDMHMSISLLAFILVYSSVFGVGYLYMMRLIKEGPVTGEGKEVDHGGPGQHHTPARPLSAAKTHSEKSGEH